The Clostridia bacterium genomic interval AGCTCGGGCTTCGCATCGCCGCGGCGTACGCGGGAAAGGGCTACGGGCGCGAAGCGTTTAAGGCAGTCGCTGACGAGGCTTTGAAAATTCTTCCCGCTCTTCACGCGCGCTGTTTCAAAGAGAATAAGCAAAGCGAAAAAATGATCCTTGCCGCAGGGTTTCGCTCCGTTCGAAAGGATGAGAAAATGCGGTACTTCCGCTTGCTTCGCAAGCAGTGAATTGCGGCGGTTGCCGCGGGAAACGAAAACGAAAAAAGCGCGGGGATCCGCGCTTTTTTTATAAGTTTTTTTTCGAGACACGCGCGAGCGTTACGCGATGGTGATCCCTTTCAAGACGTAGCTGTAATCGCCCTCGACGATTTTCAAAATGACTTTTTTGACGTTCTTGACGTTCATATAATCGTTATTCATCGTGACGGATTCTTTCGCGATCTCCATCGAATAGGATTCCGCGTAGCGGTTGCCCGTGGAAATGCGGAAGACGTAGGCGGGAGTCGCCATATCTTCTTCGGAAGTCTTGCCTTTCGGTTCGAGCGCTTTGATGTTCGCGTTTGCCGTCGCCATCCTCGAAACGGTCAAAGAATCCAAAGTCGCGGTCAGCGCGTTCGGCGCGGAGAAGGTGAGGGAATAGGAAGATTCGTCCACTTTCGTCGCGCGGACGATCGCGTAAAGCATTTCGTTATCGAAGACGGTCGCGTTCTTGATCTTATGGCGGGAAGTCTTTTCTTCTTTCCCGTCGACGAAGAGTTTGGTGCGGGCGTACTTGGAAGAATAGCTGACCTGCATTTCTTTGACGACGCCGTCGATATTCGTCTTTTTATAGCTGTAAACGGGGGTGAATGCGTTCGTGTAAAGGACTTTCGAAGTGATCGAGTCGGAATTAAAGACGCCGTCCATACGAAGATCCATCGAGAGGAGGGTTCCCTTGAAAGAGGTGAAATTCTTTTCGCCGCCTTCCGCCGTCCTGTCGGGAACGGAGACCGCTTCGCCTGTGAGCGGCTCGAATTTCAAAGTCATTTCGCCGACGACGTCGGTTTTATGATAAACGTCGTAAGTAAAAAGCTCGTAGCCGCCCGGGACGTCGCAAACGTAGGCGGTCGAAAGCAGCTGCGCCTGCGAGACGCTCGAACACGCAGTTAGGGCGATCGGAGACGCCGCCACGAGAAGGATCAATACAATCAGTAACGCTTTTTTCATAGTATACCTCTATTAAACCATTTTATATCCCGAATTAAGGATTGTCAAAGGTTTTCTTATGCGTTAAAATATAGATATGGTTACACTTTATAAGGCGCATTCCGTTCGCGAAGGAACGGACGCCGTCCTCTCCACGCTCAAAGAGGGAAACGGTAAAAACATCATCGTCGTTCCCGACGCATTTACGCTCGCTTTCGAAGCGGGCGCTCTTTCACGGCTCGGGAAAGAAAGCAGCTTCGATCTCGAAGTTATGAGTTTCGCGCGCCTTGCGAGCGTCGCGCTCGGCAATAAAATGAAGAAATGTCTCTCGCCCGCAGGCTCCGTCATGCTCCTCGAAAAGGTGATCCGAAAGGGCGAAAAGAACCTCAGAGCGTATGCGCGCGCGGCGAGAAAGCCCGGATTCGCGGAAGAGATGTACGCGGCGCTGACGGCGATCCGAAACAGCGGCGTGACCGCGGAGCGGCTCGAAAAAGCGGCGGATACTCTCGACGGATACGTCCGCGATAAGACGCTCGATATCGCTTATCTTTATCGCTCTTACCTCGAAGAACTCAACCTCGATTATTCGGACAGCACGACCCGCCTCGAAGCTTTAATCTCCGAGATCGAAAAGGAAAAGCTTTTCGGAAACGAGAATTTTTACGTCCTCGATCACACCGATTTCAACGCGAAACAGCTCGGCGTTTTGCGCGCTTTGATGAAGAACGCGCGTTCTTTGACCGGTTCCGTCTCCGTCCCGATGGGCGGCGCCAACGGGCGCGTCTATCCTTCCGCGTATCGGAAGCTGCTCCTCGCCGCGAAGGAAGAGGGCGTCGGCGTTTCGGAAGTCAGCGTTCCCTGCTCTTTGCCCGCCGATAAACGCCTCGTCGCGGAGACGCTGTTCGCTTACGGCTCCGATCAAGGCGCGTCGGACGCGTTTGCTTTGATCGAAGCGAAAGACAAAGAAGAAGAGATCGCCTACCTCGCGACCGAGATCACCCGTCTCGTTCGTTCGGGGGAGATTCGCTACCGCGACGTCGCCGTCATTGCGCCCGACTTCGAGGGCTATCGCCCGCAGTTGGAGCGGGTATTTTCGGAATTCGGGATTCCGTTTTTCTCGGATGAAAGGCTTCCGTTGGACGGATCGGACGTTTTCCGCCATTGGATCGCCGCGTTTGAAGTATGCTCCAAAAACTCCGATCGAAACACGGCGTTTCGCTATCTTTTCCACGAATTGTTTTCGGGCGCGACCCGCGAAGAAAAATTCGCTTTTTACGATTACGCGCTGAAATACGGCGTTCTTTCTTTCCGCGCGCCTTTTTCCCTCGGAGAGGGCGATCCCCTGTTTGCTCCCGCGGAAAAAGTCCGTTCGCTTTTGAATAAAGAACTCGCGCCCCTTTTCGCGCTTCCTTCGAAAGCATCCGTTTCCGTTTTCGCGGAAGCCTTCCGTCGGTTTTTGGAAGCGAACGATTTCGATTCGAAACTCGCGCTTTACGCCGAGAAGGTCTATGACGCGGGATTTCGGAAGGAGAGCGAGATCTTGCGCCAAACGCCCGCGAAGACGATGGAACTTTTGTCTTCTCTTTGCGAGATCCGCGGAGAGGAAGAGCTTTCGATCGAAGAGTTCTTGCTGGCGTTCCGTTCGGGTGCGTCGCAGGTCAAGATCGCCGCGCTTCCCGTCTCGCTGGATTGCGTCTATTTCGCGTCGCCCGAGCAGGTGATGTTCGAGCCGATCGAAGTTCTTTTCGTCCTCGGCGCGGAAGACGGCGCGTTCCCTTTGGAGAAGACCAAAGAGGGAATCCTCGGCGAAAGGGAGTACGCCGCTTGGCGTAACCGAGATATCGTGATCGAGAACGTCGGCGCGGAAGAGCTCGGGCAAAGTCGATTCGGCGCGATGCAACTTTTGCTCCGCGGCGAAAAAACCTATCTTTTACATTCTTCGGGCGAGTTCTCGTCTTGCGCCCGCTTTTTGAAAAACACGTTCGGGGCGAAGGTCGTAAGCGCGGGCGACGCGCTGTCCGCGTTTTCTCCGTCCGATCGGATCCCGACGCGCGCGGTCGCGGAGCGTTTCCTCGTTGAGTCGTCGAGAAAGTATTTCGAGAAGACGCTTCCGAAAAAGGAAGCCGATCTCGCTTTCTCCCTCGGAAAGGCGATGAATAAGCCCTTCCCGATCCCCGCGTTCGCCGCCGAGCAAAAGTCGCTTTCCTCGGGCGCGGAGATCAAAAAAGTCAGCGTCTCCGAACTGGAAACGTATTTTTCCTGCCCGTATATGCATTTCGTTCGCTACGAACTCGGCGCGAAAGATAAGCCGATCGCGAAATCGGATAAAGCCGTCCTCGGCGACGTGATGCATCGGGTCGCGAACGAATTTATGCTGTGGCTGGTCCGAAACGGAAAAGCGCGCCGCGATCTTTCGGATGAGGAAGCGCGGGAGAAAGGGGAGACGCTTGCGAAAGGCGTCTTATCCGAGCCGAGTTATCAGGCGATCGCCCGCGCGGAAGGCGAGCAGTTCCTCGACCGCGCGATCCGCTCCGCGGGGGATATGACCGTCACTTTGAAAAAACAATGCGCGGACTCCGAATTCGAGCCGACCTTTTTCGAGATCGTGTTCGACGAGAACGGACCGATCGCGGGTCTTCCGCTCGGCGACGCGCTTCTTCGCGGCAAGATCGACCGGATCGATCTTTTGGGAAAACACGCCGTCGCGATCGACTATAAGACGGGCGTTTCCGATTATCGGATCAAGCACGTATATTACGGAGAAAAGATCCAACTGCAAATGTATCTCGCCGTCTTGAAAAATGCGGGATACGATCCGACCGCGGCGCTGTACGCCGATATTCGGACGGGATTTAAGAAGCAGGACGCCCGCTTTTTGAAAGGGCAATTTTTGAATGAGAACTGGGTCGCTCTTTCGATCGATCAAAAGATCGCGAGCGGCGAAGGAACTTGGACGGGACTTTCCTTGAAAGGCGACGCGCTCGAAGGAAAGGCGGCGGACGCCGCGCTCCTCTCCGAAGCGCAGATGAAAAGCGTCCTGACGTACGTTAAAGAGTTGTCCGAAGGCGCAATCAAAGAGATGAAAGAAGGATTTATCGCTCCGTATCCGCTCGTCGAAAGCGAGAACGAGCGCGCGTATCCTTGTTCGTATTGCGATGCGAAGAACGTTTGTCTGCGCGCTTTTCGGCATAAGCGCGGAATGAAAGGCGACGTAAAACTCGATTCGATCGAGCAGATCGTCGGGGAGGAGGAAGTATGACGGACGAAAGAAGAAAGCGCGTGACGACCGAGCAAGGCAGGGCGATCGAAAGCGAAAAAAAGAACGTCGTCGTTTCCGCTTCCGCTGGCAGCGGCAAGACGACGACGATGGTCAGCCGCGTCGTCGAGCTCATCAAAGAAAAAAAGATCAAGACGCGCGAGATCGCGATGATGACCTTTACCGAAGCCTCCGCGAGAGAGATGCTTTCGAGGCTCGGAGATCGCTTGATCGAAGAGATCAAACTATCGAAAGGAGAGGAGCGCGAAGCCCTCGTCGCCGCGCTCGACGAGCTTCCCTTTTTGTCATGCGGAACGATCCACTCTTTTTGTCTCAAACTCATCAAATCGCATTTCGAGCTTCTCGGGATCTCGCCCG includes:
- a CDS encoding PD-(D/E)XK nuclease family protein — protein: MVTLYKAHSVREGTDAVLSTLKEGNGKNIIVVPDAFTLAFEAGALSRLGKESSFDLEVMSFARLASVALGNKMKKCLSPAGSVMLLEKVIRKGEKNLRAYARAARKPGFAEEMYAALTAIRNSGVTAERLEKAADTLDGYVRDKTLDIAYLYRSYLEELNLDYSDSTTRLEALISEIEKEKLFGNENFYVLDHTDFNAKQLGVLRALMKNARSLTGSVSVPMGGANGRVYPSAYRKLLLAAKEEGVGVSEVSVPCSLPADKRLVAETLFAYGSDQGASDAFALIEAKDKEEEIAYLATEITRLVRSGEIRYRDVAVIAPDFEGYRPQLERVFSEFGIPFFSDERLPLDGSDVFRHWIAAFEVCSKNSDRNTAFRYLFHELFSGATREEKFAFYDYALKYGVLSFRAPFSLGEGDPLFAPAEKVRSLLNKELAPLFALPSKASVSVFAEAFRRFLEANDFDSKLALYAEKVYDAGFRKESEILRQTPAKTMELLSSLCEIRGEEELSIEEFLLAFRSGASQVKIAALPVSLDCVYFASPEQVMFEPIEVLFVLGAEDGAFPLEKTKEGILGEREYAAWRNRDIVIENVGAEELGQSRFGAMQLLLRGEKTYLLHSSGEFSSCARFLKNTFGAKVVSAGDALSAFSPSDRIPTRAVAERFLVESSRKYFEKTLPKKEADLAFSLGKAMNKPFPIPAFAAEQKSLSSGAEIKKVSVSELETYFSCPYMHFVRYELGAKDKPIAKSDKAVLGDVMHRVANEFMLWLVRNGKARRDLSDEEAREKGETLAKGVLSEPSYQAIARAEGEQFLDRAIRSAGDMTVTLKKQCADSEFEPTFFEIVFDENGPIAGLPLGDALLRGKIDRIDLLGKHAVAIDYKTGVSDYRIKHVYYGEKIQLQMYLAVLKNAGYDPTAALYADIRTGFKKQDARFLKGQFLNENWVALSIDQKIASGEGTWTGLSLKGDALEGKAADAALLSEAQMKSVLTYVKELSEGAIKEMKEGFIAPYPLVESENERAYPCSYCDAKNVCLRAFRHKRGMKGDVKLDSIEQIVGEEEV